In a single window of the Drosophila subpulchrella strain 33 F10 #4 breed RU33 chromosome X, RU_Dsub_v1.1 Primary Assembly, whole genome shotgun sequence genome:
- the LOC119557567 gene encoding double-stranded RNA-specific editase Adar isoform X5: MNGYNRKAPQKRRYDMPKYAVSPKKKTCKERIPQPKNTVAMLNELRHGLIYKLESQTGPVHAPLFTISVEVDGQKYLGQGRSKKVARIEAAATALRSFIQFKDGAVLSPLKPSGNLDFTSDEHLENGIENMSNKELVEIIETLMLTEKKSNLTSLEQPTLRLQMFCMSQNVSKSAITVDGQKKVPDKGPVMLLYELFNDVNFECINIDGAQNNCRFKMTVTINEKKFDGTGPSKKLAKNAAAKAALASLCNISYSPMVVPQKNVPLPIDDKSSSMELPQIHADTIGRLVLEKFMEVIKGQEAYSRRKVLAGIVMTENMNFCEAKVISVSTGTKCVSGEHMSVNGAVLNDSHAEIVSRRCLLKFLYAQLDLQCNQATAYQSIFVRNTDGQYPYKLKSGVHFHLYINTAPCGDARIFSPHENDTGVDKHPNRKARGQLRTKIESGEGTIPVKSSDGIQTWDGVLQGQRLLTMSCSDKIARWNIVGIQGSLLSSIIEPVYLHSIVLGSLLHPEHMYRAVCGRIEKSIQGLPPPYHLNKPRLALVTSAEPRNQAKAPNFGINWTIGDTELEVVNSLTGRTIGGQVSRITKQAFFVKYGFLMTNLPGILVRKVTTDYGQTKANVKDYQTAKLELFSAFKREDLGSWLKKPIEQDEFGLAE, translated from the exons ATGAATGGATATAACAGGAAAGCGCCACAAAAACGGCGTTATGATATGCCAAAATATGCTG TGTcaccaaaaaagaaaacctGCAAGGAGCGCATTCCGCAGCCGAAGAACACGGTGGCAATGCTGAATGAGTTAAGACATGGACTGATTTACAAATTGGAGTCACAGACTGGTCCGGTGCACGCACCTTTATTTACGATATCCGTTGAG GTCGATGGACAAAAATACTTGGGCCAGGGTCGCAGTAAAAAAGTGGCACGTATCGAGGCAGCAGCCACAGCTCTGCGAAGCTttatccaattcaaggacggAGCCGTTTTGTCGCCATTGAAGCCATCGGGCAACTTGGACTTTACCAGCGATGAACATCTAGAAAATGGTATTGAAAATATGTCCAACAAAGAATTGGTCGAGATCATTGAGACGTTGATGTTGACTGAAAAGAAATCCAACCTTACCTCGCTTGAACAACCCACGTTGCGTCTTCAAATGTTTTGCATGAGTCAGA ATGTCAGCAAGAGTGCTATTACTGTTGATGGTCAAAAGAAGGTTCCAGATAAGGGTCCTGTAATGCTGCTCTATGAATTATTTAATGACGTTAATTTTGAATGCATTAATATCGATGGAGCTCAGAATAATTGTCGCTTCAAGATGACGGTTACAATAAATGAGAAAAAGTTTGACGGAACAG GTCCTTCCAAAAAGTTGGCAAAAAATGCGGCTGCCAAGGCTGCGCTTGCATCGTTGTGTAACATTTCCTACAGTCCAATGGTAGTTCCACAAAAGAACGTACCCCTTCCAATCGACGACAAGTCGTCATCCATGGAGTTGCCACAAATACATGCAGATACAATTGGACGACTTGTGttggaaaaattcatggaagTAATCAAGGGTCAAGAGGCTTACTCGCGTCGAAAGGTATTGGCGGGAATTGTTATGACTGAAAACATGAATTTTTGTGAAGCCAAA GTTATTTCAGTTTCGACGGGTACAAAGTGTGTCAGCGGCGAGCACATGAGCGTTAACGGAGCTGTCCTGAACGATTCCCATGCTGAAATAGTCTCTAGGCGTTGTCTTCTCAAGTTCTTATATGCACAGCTGGATCTGCAGTGCAATCAGG CCACAGCATATCAGTCGATTTTCGTGAGGAATACTGATGGGCAATACCCTTATAAACTAAAATCCGGGGTACATTTCCATTTGTATATAAATACAGCACCTTGTGGGGATGCACGGATATTTAGTCCTCACGAAAACGACACTGGTGTTGATAAACATCCAAATAG AAAAGCTCGCGGCCAATTGCGTACCAAAATCGAGTCCGGTGAAGGGACAATTCCAGTGAAAAGCAGTGATGGAATACAAACGTGGGATGGCGTATTGCAG GGCCAACGTCTGCTAACAATGTCGTGCTCGGATAAAATTGCACGTTGGAACATCGTGGGTATACAAGGCTCCCTATTGTCTTCCATAATTGAACCAGTGTACCTGCATTCGATTGTGCTGGGCAGCTTGCTGCACCCAGAGCACATGTACCGTGCTGTGTGCGGCCGGATCGAGAAGTCCATTCAAGGTCTGCCACCGCCATACCATTTGAATAAGCCGCGCCTCGCCTTGGTCACATCGGCCGAACCGCGCAACCAGGCCAAGGCTCCAAACTTTGGGATTAATTGGACCATTGGTGATACCGAGTTGGAAGTGGTGAACTCGCTCACTGGCCGAACCATTGGCGGTCAAGTGTCGCGCATCACGAAGCAAGcgttttttgttaaatatgGATTTTTAATGACAAACTTACCAGGTATTTTAGTCCGCAAAGTAACTACAGACTATGGACAAACCAAAGCTAACGTAAAGGACTATCAG aCGGCAAAGCTAGAGTTGTTTTCTGCATTCAAGCGAGAAGACCTTGGAAGCTGGCTGAAGAAACCCATTGAACAAGACGAGTTCGGTCTTGCCGAATGA